In Harpia harpyja isolate bHarHar1 chromosome 8, bHarHar1 primary haplotype, whole genome shotgun sequence, a genomic segment contains:
- the PRDX4 gene encoding LOW QUALITY PROTEIN: peroxiredoxin-4 (The sequence of the model RefSeq protein was modified relative to this genomic sequence to represent the inferred CDS: deleted 1 base in 1 codon): MEAVGGARGSALVLLVVVLAGLGGEAEAEEPRSARQRGDEQCHYYAGGQVYPGEAAGVPVSDHSLHLSQAKISKPAPYWEGTAVINGEFKELKLTDYEGKYLVFFFYPLDFTFVCPTEIIAFSDRIEEFRAINTEVVACSVDSKFTHLAWINTPRKQGGLGPMKIPLLSDLTHQISKDYGVYLEDQGHTLRGLFIIDEKRILRQITMNDLPVGRSVDETLRLVQAFQYTDKHGEVCPAGWKPGSETIKPEEAMRVWWPREEL, from the exons ATGGAGGCGGTCGGCGGGGCTCGGGGCTCggcgctggtgctgctggtggtggtgctggcCGGGCTGGGAGgcgaggcggaggcggaggagCCGCGGTCGGCGAGGCAGCGG GGGGACGAGCAGTGCCATTACTACgcgggaggacaggtctaccccgggGAGGCGGCTGGGGTGCCCGTGTCCGACCACTCGCTGCACCTCAGTCAGGCCAAGA TCTCCAAGCCAGCACCTTACTGGGAGGGAACAGCAGTCATTAATGGAGAGTTTAAAGAGCTGAAATTAACAGATTATGAAGGAAAATATCTTGTCTTCTTCTTCTACCCTCTTGACTT TACATTTGTATGTCCAACTGAGATAATCGCCTTCAGTGACAGAATTGAAGAATTCAGAGCAATAAATACCGAAGTAGTAGCATGTTCTGTGGACTCAAAGTTCACTCACTTAGCATG GATTAATACTCCTCGAAAACAAGGAGGACTTGGGCCTATGAAGATTCCACTTCTTTCAGATTTGACGCACCAAATTTCAAAGGATTACGGAGTGTATCTGGAAGATCAAGGGCATACACTTAG aggccTTTTCATTATTGATGAGAAGAGGATCCTTCGGCAGATCACGATGAATGACCTTCCTGTTGGGAGATCAGTGGATGAAACGCTTCGTTTAGTACAAGCATTCCAATACACAGACAAACATGGAGAAG tttgtccTGCTGGTTGGAAACCAGGCAGTGAAACA ATCAAACCAGAGGAAGCCATGAGAGTGTGGTGGCCAAGGGAAGAACT atAA